The nucleotide sequence TGCTTCATGAGTCAGGTGGCCGTGATAGCAGTCGGTGTCCTGCAGTCGTGGCTGAATCTCGCGGTCGAAGTATTCGGAATCCGCAACTGGCCCGGCGATGTCGATGGGTAACCCTGCCGCGTGTGCCGCATCGATTGCGTGGTGGGGCCCCTTGTCCGCCAGGATGCGACCAAACCATATGGCACGACGCTGTTTCGGCTGATGGCACTTCTTCCAAAACGATGTGTCGACGCCGTTGTAGATAATCGTTTGTTGGCTGATGCAAGATCTCCATCGTTCGGCGTTGGCATTGGAGATGTTGACGAATACGCCACTGTTGTCACTGCCGCGATCCGCAAGTTCATCGACCATTCGGGGCAACGGTGGCGTGTGCAGCGTGGTGATCATCGGCATCGGTAACGTCGACGCGAAAGCTAACGGCAACGGGCTGAGGGTGTGGTTATGAATCACGTCAAAATTGCTTGCCGCCAGACCGGCCATCAGAGAAGCATAGGCTTCGTTCTCCACCGATTCGATCCATTCATGATGAACACGCTGTAGGCGACGTTTTGAATCGGGAACCGTCGCACGCTTAATGATGGAGACCAAAGGTAGAGTTGGGTCCGAATCGCCACTGGCAAACAAAGTGACGTCATGACCACGCTTGGTCAGTGAACGTACGAATGAATCCGTGAACGTTTCCAAACCGCCGGCGAATGGCTTCGCAATGGGATGCTTCAGGTGCCCGATGATTCCGATTTTCACTGTGATGTCATCCGATAGTTCAAAACTTATGTCAAACGTCCGTGTGCTTGTTGGCTCTTCCTGGCAAGGACGTCGATTGGCAATTGCTGTGCCAGACGCAAATTTTTAACCGGGGCAATGGGAAGCCCCGCGGTTCCTTCGCATCGTGCGATCACCAAACCGTTGGTCCTTGCCGAACGTTCCACGCGATCAATGTTTCCGGTCCAATGCCGAATTCGATACGCAATGCGATACAGTGAATTCCGGAAGGATGAATTTCGTTCAGGTCGTTGCATGGGAATTGATTGATGGTGGACCAGGGCGGTATGAGATTCGCAAAGAGATTTGCAAACCTACGCACAGCATTGCGGTGTTGACCTCGACGTCGGAAAACCGGCGGGCGGTGCGGACAGAAGACTGACTGCAATTTCGACACCGTTTTGATGACCGATTTTTGACCCATGCAGAATTGATGAGCCCGAACTGATGCTGCGTGATGAACGCCGAACCGCGAATCAACGCAAGCCAGAGCGACGGGAATCAAGCGAGTTCGGTTATGCGGCTTTGTTGAAGGTGGCCGTACCCTTGGCGGCAACCGTTGGCTGTTTTTCGATCACGCTTTTTACCGATCGGACGTTGTTGATGTGGTATGAACCCACGTCGTCCGCAGCCTCGGTGGCGGCGGGGAATCTCTATTGGGCAGTGGCCTGCATTCCCGTCAGCGCAATGGGTTATGTAACACCTTTGGTGGCGTTGCAGATGGGTCGGCGAGATCGACGTCTGGCAAACATCCGGATCTGGTCGCTGATCTGGCAATGCATTTGGATGGCTGCCGCCAGTGTGCCCGTCTTTAGCTTGATTGGATGGGCCAGCCCAATTCTTTTTCAAGCGTTTGACCACGAACCGGCACTCGCGAAAGCGGAAGCCGGATACTTTCGCATTCTGTTGTGGATCGCCCCGGCATCGATGTTGGAAGCCGGGCTGACGGCATTCTTCGTGGGGCGGCGGATCACGCGTCCGATTCTGCGGATGAATCTTTTTTCCGCTGTGGTGAATGTTGGTTTGGACGTTTGGCTGATCTTCGGCGGCCTTGGCGTTCCGGCGATGGGAGTCCGCGGCGCGGCGCTCGCGACCGTCTTGGCGATGTGGCTAAAGGTTTCCGGGTTCGCATTGCTAATGACGCGTTTGCGATCCTTCGCAAGGTATCGAGCCGATGCATGGAAGCCGGATTTGTCGGTGGCCGCGAAGATTGTGGGACCTGGATCCGCTTTGGGCGTTCAGCAATTGATCCGGTCGGCGTTGTTCAGTTTCATCTTGCTGGTCATTGGCGCCGCGTCGGTCGATGGGTTGGCGGCGACGTCGGCGACGCTTTCTCTATATCAACTGTTGTCGATTCCGGTCATCGGGCTGGCGACCGCCGTGACGGTGGTCACCGGTCAAGCCTTTGCCGGACATGGACGTGACGTCGCTTCGCACGTGATTCGACGTGGTCTGGTATTGGGTCTGATAACGGCGGGGATCATCAGCATGTTGTTGCTGTTCGCAACCGATCCTTTACTTCAAATCCCGCTGCGCGGCGTCGACGGAGACAGAAGGGACCAGATCCACAAGATCGCCAATGTGCTGATGGTCTATGCCGCGATATATGGGATCGCCGATATCATCGGGTTGCTACTGGGAGCGGCGGCCAAGGGACTCGGACGGACCACGATCATTTTGGCTGCCACGGCCGGTTCCGGTATCGCAGTCGTAGGATCGGCGTGGTGGATTCGCCCGCACGACGAAACCGCGGTTTCGTTTTGGTGGTCAGCTTTGGTGATATGGGCCGTGATCCAGGCCGGGTGGATTGAATTGCATTTGCACCGCTTGCAGATCGATAATTTTCCGACCACCGGTCGGTCAGGGCATTCAAGACCGACCGGTTAGATTTGGACCCGATTAAGAAGTGGGACCGCCGGCCAAACTCCGATCGCGTGCCACCGCGTCAGGTACCGACAGTTGTGATGTGCAATGCGGACACCGAGTCGCTCGGTAGGCGATCTTGGTTCGACAAAAGTCACATTTCTTTTCGGTCGGTTCGCCCGGTGGCGGCGTGTCGCCAAACGCTTCGTCCAGTTCTTCGTCGACGTGGTTGGCGATGCGGATGATCAGGAACATGGCCAAGGCAATGATGAACAACGCCAAGCAATTGTTTAGAAAGACGCCGTAATTGATCGTCACTGCACCGACGTTCTGCGCGGCAGCCAATGTCTGAAATCCGCCCTCGGGACGCTGCACGCCGTCAGGCAGGTTCAAAACAAAGAACAAATCCGAAAAGTCAGCATTGCCGGACACCAACCCGATCGGCGGCATCAAGATGTCATTGACCAGCGACTTGACCACCGTGGTGAACGCCGCACCGACGGTGAAACCGATGGCCAAGTCAATGACGTTGCCACGCAATGCGAACTTCTTGAAGTCTTCGATAAATTTCATGCGATCGGAATGGGTTCTTCGGCGGGAGCATCCAATCGCGACTTCACGCCTTCGGCGAAATCGGGATGAACTTTTTCAAACTGGTTCAGCATGGCGTTTCGGATGCGTTCGGGGCTATCAAGCATCGAGTTTGAAATGGCCGTGCACAAACGTTCGCGGGCACCTTCGTCCAGAACCTTTTCCCAAAAGAGTTTCGGCTGGCCAAAGTAGTCCTTGTCGTCACAAGGGAATTCATCGTAACGATCGCCATCGCCATGGACCGGCATCGGTGGTTCATTCCGTCGACCCGTTTCTTTGGGACCGTCCATCGTGTTCGGTTCATAGTCGACCGTGCCGCCACCATTGCCATCGACTCGCATCGTGCCATCGCGATGGTAGGTCGCATACGGACAACGCGGTTGGTTGACGGGAATCTGATGATAATTCACGCCCATGCGATAGCGGTGTGCGTCGGGATAGCTGAGCACTCGGTTTTGCAACATCCGGTCCGGGCTAAGGCCGATGCCGTCGACCAAGTTGCCCGGTTCAAACGCCGCTTGTTCGACGTCTTGGAAATAATTCGACGGATTGCGATTCAGTTCAAAGGTGCCGACTTCGATCAACGGATAATCGTCGTGTGGCCAGACCTTGGTCAGGTCAAAGGGGTGCCAGTGATAGTCGGCCGCGTCGGATTCCGGCATCACTTGGATACACATCTTCCACTGTGGGAAATCGCCGTTTTCAATCGCGTCATGCAGGTCGCGTGTGGAATAGTCCGGAGCCTTGCCCGCCATCGCAATCGCTTCATCGTCGCTGAAGTTCTCGATGCCCTGTTGGGTTTTAAAGTGGAATTTCACCCAATGACGTACGCCATCGGCGTTGTACATGCTGAAGGTGTGGCTTCCATAACCGTTCATGAAACGTGCGCTTTTCGGCGTGCCACGATCGCTGTACAAAAACATCACCTGGTGAAGGGCTTCGGGGACCTGACCCCAGAAATCCCAGCGTCGCCAGTGGGGTTGCAAATGGGTTTGTGGATGTCGTTTTTGTGTCCGAATGAAATCGCTGAACTTCAACGGATCACGAATAAAGAAGATCGGCGTGTTGTTCCCGACCAAGTCCCACACGCCCTGGTCTGTGTAGAACTTCAATGCAAAACCGCGGGGATCACGCGCGGTGTCGGCGGATCCACTCTCACCGCCAACGGTAGAAAATCGGGCGAACGTCTCGGTCTTCTTACCGACCTTGCTGAACAAATCCGCCATGCAGTATTCGGTGATATCGTTGGTCACGGTAAAGGTACCGAAAGCGCCGTAACCCTTCGCGTGAACGACCCGCTCGGGAATGCGTTCGCGGTTGAAGTGAGCCATCTTTTCAACCAGATGGACATCTTGCATCAACATGGCACCGCGTGGACCCGCGGTTTGTGAGTGCTGGTTGTCGTCGACAGGGCGACCGAACTGTTGTGTTTGATAGGGGCACTGCGGTTTGGAATCGGACATGTTCTGTACTTGAAAATTTGTGTGTGAAGCGGCCGGGGGAATTTGCAAAGGCCATGAAAAAAGTGCGATCACCGGCGCGTGACCGCACTAAGAAAAATGTCGGGGTGTGGGATGTGGCTTATCCCACGCGTCCGCGTCGACCGAACAGCAAGCTGATCACAAACAGGACCAGAAAGACGACGAACAGGACTTGAGCGATGGTGGAGGCTCCGCCTGCAATTCCGCCGAAACCTAACAAGCCCGCGACCAAAGCGATGATGAAAAAGACGGCTGCCCAGTAAAGCATCGGATTCTCCCAGTGTGGAATGGTTGGACGTTCGGGCCGCAAAACGATGCGAGGCCCGAACGATTTCACTGGGACTGGGAAAGCACGCGGCGTGCCATTTCAAAAACTGCCGGCAATCAGCAGTGATTTGCCGCCACAGCGCCGGCGATTGGTCGATCAGCGATCAATGTCGTCCAATCGTAGGTCGGCGACCCCATCGGCACCGATTACCAAGTTTTTGGCCAGCGGAAATTGATGCGATCGGCTTTCTAAGAAGTGCATCAGATAGCCGGCAGTGTTGGGAAACACAAGATGGTCACCGGTACCGACGCCGCTGGGAAAACGAAACTTTCGCCAAGATAAAAGCTCCGATTCCATACAGTACGCTCCCACCAGATAGCCTTCGACGGTCGGTCGCGTTTCGGAAGTGGATGGGATCAGCAGTGGATCGACCAAGAAGTCATCGCTGGTCGTGCGGCACTGGGTGCGATTCATCGACAAGCCCAGCAGCCAGCGTCCGCGTGTGTCTTGCTTTCGAAACTCAATTCGTGCAATCGTGATTCCGCATCCGTCCAACAGGCTGCGTCCAGGTTCACAGCGCAATTGCAGTTCGTTTTCTTTCAAAGCCTGAGCCACGGTTTGGCCGCCCACATTGGAATCCAGGACGGTCGCAAACCAAGTCGCACGGGTCTGACGCTGGTAATACGGATACATCGACTGCGGTGGACCGACATTGGCCTGATGGACCGAGCGAGAAAGCGGATTCCGATTGTAAGTCACTTCGTCGGTTCGTCCGCGAAGTGATTCGGCATGCCGGTCCCAGAAATGGTCCCACTGTTCTTGGTGTTTCAGATAACACACCGGCAGACCACCACCCATGTCGATGAAACGAGGATGATGACCGGCGGCCCGCAAACATTTGATCCAACGAATGGATTCACCGATGGCAGTGACGCGTTGATGCGGATCGTACCCGTCCAGATGAAAATGAAGACCGACGATTCGAATTCGATCATCGACGGGAATCTGGGACAAGTCACGGTCGCGTTCACAATCGAATCCGAATCGCGATTCCAGTCGTTGGGTTCCATGCAGGAACCCGCTCAGCCGCAACGCGACGATGGCTTGCTTTTGGTGAGTGGCCGCCAGAGAGCGAACACGCTCAAGTTCGTCATGGTTGTCGATCGCCATGCAGATCCCGAATTCCAGGCATCGCCGGATCAGAGATTCCGATTTTACCGCGGCGGTGCAGATCACGTCTTCGGGCGGCAGATTTCGATCGAGCGTTTGTTCCAGTTCGATTTCGCTGGCCGTATCGACGCCGATACCCAGTTGATGTGCTTGATCGACGAAGGACAAACACTTGTTGGCTTTGCGTGCAAAGAAGATGCGAAAGTCAACCTGACGCTCCGAAGCGATCTGATTCAACTCGGCTACGTTGTCGGCCATCCGGTGCGGATTCAACACGTTAACGGGTGACCCGTACGGCTCAATCCGCTGAGGAAATTCCGCGGCACTTAAGAACTGAACCATCCACGGTTCGATGCGCGCGGACAACGGCGGAACGCCTTGGCAATATCGGTCAAACGATGAATCGTTGTCAGGCGATGTCGCTTGTTCCGTGATGGTGTCAGTGGGTGTGGGCATGCAACCGGCTGGCGATGGTTTGGGACCAAGATTCGATCTGGTCGTGTAGTGTACGCGACAGAGTATCGTTGCCCAGGATCCAGCCTTCGGTGGCGCGGCCAAAGATCGCCAAGCCGTCGGGCGAATTCACCGCCGTTCCGTCGCGATGGATACGGATCCCGCCGGTTTCTTCGTCCTGATGAAGGTGGCCTTGTTGCAGCAACGATCGAACGGGACCGGATTGACTGGCTTGGTCGGGGCCGGCGATGACCGCATCGATCACCGAGTCAACGCCCACCGGTG is from Crateriforma conspicua and encodes:
- a CDS encoding glycosyltransferase family 4 protein, whose amino-acid sequence is MKIGIIGHLKHPIAKPFAGGLETFTDSFVRSLTKRGHDVTLFASGDSDPTLPLVSIIKRATVPDSKRRLQRVHHEWIESVENEAYASLMAGLAASNFDVIHNHTLSPLPLAFASTLPMPMITTLHTPPLPRMVDELADRGSDNSGVFVNISNANAERWRSCISQQTIIYNGVDTSFWKKCHQPKQRRAIWFGRILADKGPHHAIDAAHAAGLPIDIAGPVADSEYFDREIQPRLQDTDCYHGHLTHEALCGLISRSAVALVTPCWDEPFGLVVAEALACGTPVAGFARGALPELITPAVGRLARPGDSSDLARAALQCIDINGLACRRIAQKRFGFQRMVDQYESLYARHHLEAAA
- a CDS encoding MATE family efflux transporter, with product MLRDERRTANQRKPERRESSEFGYAALLKVAVPLAATVGCFSITLFTDRTLLMWYEPTSSAASVAAGNLYWAVACIPVSAMGYVTPLVALQMGRRDRRLANIRIWSLIWQCIWMAAASVPVFSLIGWASPILFQAFDHEPALAKAEAGYFRILLWIAPASMLEAGLTAFFVGRRITRPILRMNLFSAVVNVGLDVWLIFGGLGVPAMGVRGAALATVLAMWLKVSGFALLMTRLRSFARYRADAWKPDLSVAAKIVGPGSALGVQQLIRSALFSFILLVIGAASVDGLAATSATLSLYQLLSIPVIGLATAVTVVTGQAFAGHGRDVASHVIRRGLVLGLITAGIISMLLLFATDPLLQIPLRGVDGDRRDQIHKIANVLMVYAAIYGIADIIGLLLGAAAKGLGRTTIILAATAGSGIAVVGSAWWIRPHDETAVSFWWSALVIWAVIQAGWIELHLHRLQIDNFPTTGRSGHSRPTG
- the mscL gene encoding large conductance mechanosensitive channel protein MscL: MKFIEDFKKFALRGNVIDLAIGFTVGAAFTTVVKSLVNDILMPPIGLVSGNADFSDLFFVLNLPDGVQRPEGGFQTLAAAQNVGAVTINYGVFLNNCLALFIIALAMFLIIRIANHVDEELDEAFGDTPPPGEPTEKKCDFCRTKIAYRATRCPHCTSQLSVPDAVARDRSLAGGPTS
- a CDS encoding catalase, yielding MSDSKPQCPYQTQQFGRPVDDNQHSQTAGPRGAMLMQDVHLVEKMAHFNRERIPERVVHAKGYGAFGTFTVTNDITEYCMADLFSKVGKKTETFARFSTVGGESGSADTARDPRGFALKFYTDQGVWDLVGNNTPIFFIRDPLKFSDFIRTQKRHPQTHLQPHWRRWDFWGQVPEALHQVMFLYSDRGTPKSARFMNGYGSHTFSMYNADGVRHWVKFHFKTQQGIENFSDDEAIAMAGKAPDYSTRDLHDAIENGDFPQWKMCIQVMPESDAADYHWHPFDLTKVWPHDDYPLIEVGTFELNRNPSNYFQDVEQAAFEPGNLVDGIGLSPDRMLQNRVLSYPDAHRYRMGVNYHQIPVNQPRCPYATYHRDGTMRVDGNGGGTVDYEPNTMDGPKETGRRNEPPMPVHGDGDRYDEFPCDDKDYFGQPKLFWEKVLDEGARERLCTAISNSMLDSPERIRNAMLNQFEKVHPDFAEGVKSRLDAPAEEPIPIA
- a CDS encoding DUF1328 domain-containing protein, producing MLYWAAVFFIIALVAGLLGFGGIAGGASTIAQVLFVVFLVLFVISLLFGRRGRVG
- a CDS encoding Y4yA family PLP-dependent enzyme; the encoded protein is MPTPTDTITEQATSPDNDSSFDRYCQGVPPLSARIEPWMVQFLSAAEFPQRIEPYGSPVNVLNPHRMADNVAELNQIASERQVDFRIFFARKANKCLSFVDQAHQLGIGVDTASEIELEQTLDRNLPPEDVICTAAVKSESLIRRCLEFGICMAIDNHDELERVRSLAATHQKQAIVALRLSGFLHGTQRLESRFGFDCERDRDLSQIPVDDRIRIVGLHFHLDGYDPHQRVTAIGESIRWIKCLRAAGHHPRFIDMGGGLPVCYLKHQEQWDHFWDRHAESLRGRTDEVTYNRNPLSRSVHQANVGPPQSMYPYYQRQTRATWFATVLDSNVGGQTVAQALKENELQLRCEPGRSLLDGCGITIARIEFRKQDTRGRWLLGLSMNRTQCRTTSDDFLVDPLLIPSTSETRPTVEGYLVGAYCMESELLSWRKFRFPSGVGTGDHLVFPNTAGYLMHFLESRSHQFPLAKNLVIGADGVADLRLDDIDR